The following is a genomic window from Syntrophaceae bacterium.
GATCGTATCATGAACACGAAACAGAAAAAGACCCTAGCCATGATCTTTGAGAGGCCGACGAGACCGGACATATCGTGGCAAGAAGCTGTTTCGCTCCTTCTGGCAGTCGGTGCCACCATGCATGAGGGAAAGGGGGCACGCTTGAGGTTTGAGAAAGGCTTATGCAGCTTGCACATCCACAAACCTCATCCGGCAAGGGTCATGCGGAAATATTCTGTTGATTTGGTTCGGGATTTTTTAATTGAGACAGGAGTAAAACCATGAAAAATATTCTTCAATACAAGGGATATACGGGCAGTGTTGCTTTTGATGCCGATGACAAAATCTTCCATGGGAGAGTGCTCGGGATCAGGGCCATAATCGGGTTTGAAGGCACGACGGTTGAAGATTTGGAAAAGGATTTCCAAGCCGGCGTTAGTGACTATCTCAATATGTGCGCGGGCAAGGGTATGGAGCCGGAAAAACCGTTCAAAGGGACTTTTAATATACGCATCGATCCCTCTCTTCACCAACAGCTTGTTGTTCATGCCGTCGATGAAGGAAAGACACTGAATGCTTTTATTAGAGATGTCTTAGAGAAAGCTATTTCTGAGAAGTGTGCATGATAATCTATGCGGATAACAAGAGAAGACCTTAAAATGCTTGCCGCCATGATTGCCAAAGGAGTTGAGGCTAATATCATAGCCAAAACAACACCTGGTCGCTGGATGACCCTCAAAGAGGCAATGGCATATGCTAAGGTAAAGTCAGAAGATACTATCAGAAAATGGATTAATTCCGGGTACATTTATGCACACAAACGAACTGGGCAATGGATAGTGGACCGCGAATCCATAGACGATTGGTTTTCGTCGGATAAAATGCACTTTTGAAATGACAACGATTATCTGTTAAAGGCACTGCATGCCTTTATAGAATAATATCCCGTTATCAAATTTGACGGAGAATTAAAATGATAGGACAAGATAATTCTCTAGAATCTGAATTAAAAAGAATTTTAGAAGAAAGGATTATTAAAGAAGAGCCCCATGTCGGGGCTTATAGCTGGATTTGCATCGTAAAAAGCACACCTTTTGATAGAGGGAATATTTACTATAAAATAGGACATACGGGAAGACTGGAAGCATATCTCAAAATGATTAAAAAGGACCCTCATATATCGAACGATACACC
Proteins encoded in this region:
- a CDS encoding type II toxin-antitoxin system HicB family antitoxin; this encodes MKNILQYKGYTGSVAFDADDKIFHGRVLGIRAIIGFEGTTVEDLEKDFQAGVSDYLNMCAGKGMEPEKPFKGTFNIRIDPSLHQQLVVHAVDEGKTLNAFIRDVLEKAISEKCA
- a CDS encoding helix-turn-helix domain-containing protein; protein product: MLAAMIAKGVEANIIAKTTPGRWMTLKEAMAYAKVKSEDTIRKWINSGYIYAHKRTGQWIVDRESIDDWFSSDKMHF